In Mucilaginibacter sp. KACC 22063, the genomic stretch ATTGGATGATAATGAAAGTGTTACTTGCTGGAAGTTTGATGGACTTTTAAAGAACCTGAATGTCTTATCGTTACCAGCAGATAGGCAAAAAGCTATTATGGGTTATGGCTGTATTGCCGATGAAATGGCAGAAGATTTTAATACTTATTTCACTCTGAATAGGCAAGAGTACCTGGAGAAAGGGTTACTCGATCAGCAGCAATGCGATCAATTAGATAAGCTTGATAGCTTGTTAGAAAAGTATAGTGGTGACGGTAACACTGGCTTTTGGGATGACCAACAATTAGATACAAATAAGGACTGGCAATCGGTAAGAGAAATTGCTAAACATATATTAATCGTGCTTCGTAAAGACAATTCAGATATAGGGTATAGTTAAAACTAAGTGGCTTTTTTAGGCTTGCTAAATTCCATAAGCCATACCAACGCATCATTTCTTATCTTTGCCAAAACTGAATACAATGGAACTCCCTGCTTGCCCTGTTTGCCAATCGGCTTATACATATGAAATGAATGATTTATTGGTTTGCCCCGAATGTGGGCACGAGTGGAAGCAAGAAAAAGTTGTTGCCGCGAATGACGAATTGGTAGTGAAAGACAGCAACGGTAATATCCTGCAAAACGGCGACTCGGTTGTAGTGATCAAAAACCTGCCGGTAAAGGGCTCTCCACATGGGATAAAGGCCGGTACTAAAGTAAGGAACATCCGCTTGGTCGACAGCGACCATAACATTGATTGTAAGATTGACGGTTTTGGAGCTATGGCCTTGAAATCAGAATTTGTGAAAAAGGCTTAGTCGCACTTGAAACCGTCATTATTCTACAGTCTGAAAGTTTGGCTTACATCGGTAGTGTTAAGCCCGGTTATAATTGTGTTGACAAAACTGGCTGTGCTTAACCAAGATGGGGTTATCAGCACTGTTACAGGTATATTAGGTGGTATCGCTTTCTTTATTTATGTAGGGTTGGTGCTATCAATACCCAGTTGGCTACTTTTATGGTTGAGCACTTTTCTATTGTTAAGGTCTAAACAGCGTAACGAGATTAAAAGAGTTATCCTGACTGCTGTTGCGCTTGTATTGTCGTTTCTTCCATTCTGTTTATTTTTAGGTAGGCGAAGTAATGAATTTGATTCTGAGCCGCTTGGATGGCTGGTAATTTATGCCAGTATAATTGTGTGTGGCATTTGGCTTTACAAGTTGCCCGTTGTTGAAGAATAAATATTCAGAGCCATATTTTTATGATGGAAACAGCAACAGAGGTGTATGTATCTGCTGATATTCGCTTTCAGTCGCAACAATCAGGTTATTATAGTGCGATCGGCGGTAGCTTAGCATAAACAGGTCAATATGCATAATGTGGGCAAGTACATCAACTGTTTTGGTGATGTTACGCTCTTTGATGTTCATCAGCTTCATAGTTTCGGCACCCACCAGTTCTTTAAACATACTGTTGGCAAAAGGTTCTGCCATGTCCGGCAGGCCAGATGCTGCTACGTTGCAAATCGTTAAATTGTTCTTCAGCCCGCGCTGTAATTGCCTTGCGAAACTCACAATCTCGCGTTTGCAATAACGCAGGTCTGTTAAATAACCAATGTGGTTTAATGATAATGCCGCTCCTTGGGGTATCAAAAACAGCGGGCAAAGTGTTTTGCTTAGAATGTTTTGCAGATCAAGGTCAATCTTATTGCAGATCGTTTTGCATCCCTTTACAATTACATCTATTTTATATTTACTTACCAGCTGGTACATACCAAGCCTGGCAGTTTCCTGGTAGCTGAGGTAGGTAACAATGTCGTCGTTCTGCGGCTGGCTTTCTGTGGGATTTGATTCTTTAATTTGATAATCATCCGGATTAGTTCCTGCAACGGTAGATAACTGCATAGCCGTAGCCGATACAATTGGCGGCGCAGTGAACATTACAATGATCTTTGATTTTAATTTTTCAGCAAGATTGCGGGTGTAAATCAATGCATGGTCGCCTTCAGACTCACGGGTGTGTATAAAAAGAAATGTATTCATTGGTGTAGATTGATCCCTAAATTGGACTGAATATTTTAACAATAATTTAATCCCTTAGTTTTGAGTTAAATGTCATAATTGTGTTTTTAAATAGTTAAAATGCGTGTTTTTACGGCAGGAAGGTATAAATACGTATGTTGCCAAGAACTATCCGAATAGGATAAATTAGTGTTAACCTATTATTATAAAATTAATTACAGCAGGCGTTTAACAGCATAAGGTTTACTTTTGCCGCATTAATTGAGCACTATGAAATTTATTACCCCTCTGCTTATCTGCCTTATTTTTTCGCAGGTTATTTCCGCACAAAATAAAGTAATGGTTACCGCGCACCGCGGCGATTGGCGTAACGCTCCGGAAAACTCTGTACGTGCTTTCAAAAGCGCAGCTGCAATGGGTGTAGATATTGTGGAGCTTGACCTGAAAAAAACCAAGGACGGCGAAATCGTAATTATGCACGATGAAACCATCAACCGCACTACAGACGGTAAAGGCAAACCGTCAGATTATACTTTTGAAGAGATCCGTAAGTTTCGTCTTAAAAACGGTTTAGGCCGTCCAACTGCTTACAATCAGATACCAACGCTCAAAGAGGTTATGCTTGCCCTTAAGGGAACTGGTGTTAAAGTAAACCTCGATAAAAGCTGGCCTTACTACCACGAGGCTTATGCCATTTTAAAGCAAACCGGTACTTTGAAGCAAGCCATATTTAAATCAGAACTACCGTATGACAGCCTTAAGGCAAAATACCCCGAACTGATTGACAGCATCATTTATATGCCTGTTGTTAACCTTGATAAGCCGGATGCTAAAAAGATTATTACTGATTATTTGAAAAACATGAAACCATTCGGCTTTGAATTAATATTTAAGCAGGATACATCGGCCATATTAAACGATAATAGGTTTATTACCAAAACAGGCAGTAAAGTATGGATCAATTCTTTGTGGGCTTCGCTGAATGCTGGTCATGATGATGATCTGGCTGTTGAAGAAAATAATAAAAAGGACAGCTGGGATTGGATCATAGCGCATGGTGCTACCGTTATACAAACAGATCGCCCGCAATTGTTATTAGATTATCTTCGTAAAAAGGGGCTGCATAAATAATTAGTAGCTGTTCATAAATGAGATATATGAAAAAGATTATTCTTGTTTTAATATTTGTTATATCTGGCTTTAGCAGCTTTGCGCAGCAAGGCAAACCCGATCCGCAGTACAAAATAAATTCATCTGCAGATTGGGTGCAGGCAAAAAACTATTACCTGCTTACGCTGATACAAAAAGACGCAGCAGTTAGTAAAATGCTTGCTGCCGATCCTGAACTGGCCAAACTGACCAGGCAAAAGGCTGATGCATGCAACGCCTCTTTAGCGTGTAAGGATGTTAATTGCTTTTTGACGAATAACAAATTTACCGATGCCGACATTAAACAG encodes the following:
- a CDS encoding glycerophosphodiester phosphodiesterase family protein; this encodes MKFITPLLICLIFSQVISAQNKVMVTAHRGDWRNAPENSVRAFKSAAAMGVDIVELDLKKTKDGEIVIMHDETINRTTDGKGKPSDYTFEEIRKFRLKNGLGRPTAYNQIPTLKEVMLALKGTGVKVNLDKSWPYYHEAYAILKQTGTLKQAIFKSELPYDSLKAKYPELIDSIIYMPVVNLDKPDAKKIITDYLKNMKPFGFELIFKQDTSAILNDNRFITKTGSKVWINSLWASLNAGHDDDLAVEENNKKDSWDWIIAHGATVIQTDRPQLLLDYLRKKGLHK
- a CDS encoding zinc ribbon domain-containing protein YjdM; the protein is MELPACPVCQSAYTYEMNDLLVCPECGHEWKQEKVVAANDELVVKDSNGNILQNGDSVVVIKNLPVKGSPHGIKAGTKVRNIRLVDSDHNIDCKIDGFGAMALKSEFVKKA